A stretch of DNA from Sphingomonas ginsenosidivorax:
GACGTGTACCAAATCCCCTTTCGCTGCGGCTTCGATCTGCTGCGTCACGTTCGAGAAGCAGACGACACTGTTCCAATAGGTGTCCTTCTTCCAATCGTCTCCATCTCGACGATTGTAGTTGGCGGCGACGCTGACATAGGTCACCCGCTCGCGGGTCGTGATTTTTCCGATCCTCC
This window harbors:
- a CDS encoding single-stranded DNA-binding protein, which codes for MPQNIAEFRIIGRIGKITTRERVTYVSVAANYNRRDGDDWKKDTYWNSVVCFSNVTQQIEAAAKGDLVHVTGRVRERSHGEASDVAYRTELIADTFSVLSKSDGEES